From a region of the Paenibacillus sp. FSL R10-2734 genome:
- a CDS encoding glutamate synthase subunit beta yields MSTPTGFMEYKRQLPGDRDPEQRVKDWEEFHHHLSEDELQTQGARCMDCGTPYCHTGIDMAGGTSGCPVHNLIPEWNNLVYRGLWKEALERLHKTNNFPEFTGSICPAPCEGSCTVGLIGQPVTIKTIELAIIDKGFEEGWVVPNPPEKRTGKKIAIVGSGPAGLAAAAQLNKAGHSVTVFERSDRIGGLLTYGIPTMKLDKRVVQRRVDLLAAEGINFVVNTEIGKDIPAQQLVDEYDAVVLCGGATKARRFNVEGSELKGVMYAMDYLNGTIKSYLNSNLEDGNYVSAAGKDVIVLGGGDTGSDCVATALRHGCSSITQFGTHEKAPLQRDPIANPWPQFPNVYTLDYAQEEAKAIFGDDPREFSIMTTKFVGDEEGNLKELHTVQIRRIVDETGRKIYQPVPGTETVYPAQIALIAIGFDGPEQDIVEELKLETDRRTNVKARYGKFNTNVDKVFAAGDMRRGQSLVVWAINEGREAAREVDKYLMGSTVLV; encoded by the coding sequence ATGTCTACACCTACAGGTTTTATGGAGTATAAACGGCAGCTCCCAGGTGATCGGGATCCTGAGCAGCGGGTAAAAGACTGGGAGGAGTTCCACCATCATTTATCCGAGGACGAGCTTCAGACACAAGGAGCGCGCTGCATGGATTGCGGAACCCCTTATTGCCATACAGGAATTGATATGGCTGGTGGAACCTCGGGTTGTCCAGTTCACAATCTAATTCCAGAGTGGAATAATTTGGTGTACCGCGGACTCTGGAAAGAAGCACTGGAACGTCTGCATAAGACGAATAATTTCCCTGAATTTACTGGAAGTATTTGTCCTGCTCCATGCGAGGGCTCTTGCACAGTGGGTCTAATTGGACAGCCGGTGACTATAAAGACCATTGAGCTAGCTATTATTGATAAGGGTTTTGAAGAAGGCTGGGTTGTGCCTAATCCTCCAGAGAAACGTACAGGCAAGAAGATTGCAATCGTAGGCTCTGGACCTGCTGGACTCGCAGCAGCTGCGCAACTGAATAAGGCTGGACATTCAGTAACTGTATTTGAACGCAGTGACCGTATCGGCGGACTGCTAACATATGGCATTCCCACTATGAAACTCGATAAAAGAGTTGTGCAACGTCGTGTAGATTTATTAGCAGCTGAAGGTATTAATTTTGTAGTGAATACAGAGATTGGTAAAGACATTCCTGCTCAGCAGCTTGTTGATGAGTATGATGCAGTCGTTCTCTGTGGTGGAGCTACTAAGGCACGTCGCTTTAACGTTGAGGGTAGTGAGCTTAAGGGTGTTATGTACGCCATGGACTATTTAAACGGAACGATTAAGAGCTATTTGAATTCCAATCTTGAGGATGGCAACTATGTATCCGCAGCAGGCAAAGACGTAATCGTTTTGGGCGGCGGGGATACAGGATCTGACTGTGTTGCTACAGCACTTCGTCATGGTTGCAGCAGTATCACTCAATTTGGTACGCATGAAAAAGCACCTTTGCAACGTGATCCGATTGCTAATCCTTGGCCACAATTCCCGAATGTATATACTCTGGATTATGCGCAAGAAGAAGCTAAAGCCATTTTTGGAGATGACCCGCGTGAATTCTCGATCATGACCACTAAATTTGTTGGTGATGAAGAGGGGAACTTGAAAGAGCTTCACACCGTACAGATCCGCCGGATCGTGGATGAGACAGGTCGTAAGATTTATCAACCTGTTCCAGGCACCGAAACTGTATATCCTGCTCAAATAGCTCTTATAGCTATCGGTTTTGATGGACCGGAGCAAGATATTGTTGAGGAGCTTAAGCTTGAGACAGATCGTCGTACTAATGTGAAAGCTCGTTACGGAAAATTTAACACTAATGTGGACAAAGTATTTGCTGCTGGTGATATGCGTCGTGGCCAAAGCTTGGTCGTTTGGGCAATCAACGAAGGGCGCGAAGCTGCGCGTGAAGTAGATAAATACCTGATGGGATCAACCGTTCTTGTCTAA
- a CDS encoding proline--tRNA ligase, with protein MLQSNLLLTTLREAPSEAETSSHQLLLRAGYIRQLAAGVYTYLPLGRRVLRKIEAIVRDEMDASGAQEVLMPSMQPAELWKESGRYEVYGKELMTLQDRHEREFILGPTHEEVVTTLVRNEISSYRKLPVTIYQIQTKFRDERRPRSGLLRGREFLMKDAYSFDISSEGLDKSYIQMFNAYHQIFKRCGLEFRAVHADSGAIGGEGGSHEFMALAGIGEDTIAICSSCDYAANLEQAEALRPVKNEFVMQVAEIEKFHTPDIRTIDQLEQELDIQQELIIKTLVYEGGGQTFAVVVRGDHEVNEIKVSKYLGMTEIKLAEYDAVKSLAGVESGFVGPVGLPLTILVDAAVAGMTEGITGAGEKDYHFRNVVPARDFSLEQVGDFRNVAEGDVCPHCLEGVLHFQQGIEVGHVFKLGTKYSEKLGASYLDRSGKSQPMIMGCYGIGISRLMSAIVEQHHDEDGMMWPKTLAPYQVHILIMSVKDAEQVAVAEGLYEQLTKLGIETLIDDRDERAGVKFKDASLIGIPLCVVVGKQAAQGSVEYLERATAGKEVLVIMEVMSRIKEFYSPLI; from the coding sequence ATGCTGCAAAGTAATTTGTTATTAACAACTCTGCGAGAAGCACCTTCAGAAGCGGAGACGAGCAGTCATCAGTTGCTGCTGCGTGCGGGATACATCCGCCAGTTGGCAGCGGGGGTGTATACCTATTTACCGCTTGGTAGACGTGTTCTACGAAAAATAGAAGCTATTGTGCGGGATGAAATGGATGCATCCGGAGCTCAAGAGGTGTTGATGCCTTCTATGCAACCAGCAGAGCTCTGGAAAGAATCTGGGCGTTATGAGGTATACGGTAAAGAGCTGATGACATTGCAAGATCGTCATGAGCGGGAATTCATATTAGGTCCTACCCATGAAGAAGTAGTAACGACACTCGTACGAAATGAGATCAGCTCCTATCGTAAGCTTCCTGTTACCATTTATCAGATTCAGACCAAGTTCCGAGATGAACGGCGACCACGTTCTGGATTGCTGAGGGGCAGGGAATTCTTGATGAAGGATGCTTACTCTTTTGACATAAGCTCAGAAGGACTTGATAAATCATACATCCAAATGTTCAATGCGTACCACCAGATATTTAAGCGATGCGGACTGGAATTCCGTGCTGTTCATGCGGATTCCGGTGCCATTGGAGGTGAGGGGGGCAGCCATGAGTTTATGGCGCTGGCAGGAATTGGAGAGGATACGATTGCTATATGCTCCTCTTGCGATTATGCGGCTAATCTGGAACAGGCTGAAGCATTGCGACCTGTAAAGAATGAATTTGTTATGCAAGTAGCGGAGATAGAGAAATTCCATACTCCTGATATACGCACTATTGATCAATTAGAGCAGGAGCTAGATATCCAGCAGGAGTTGATTATCAAAACTCTAGTCTATGAAGGAGGCGGACAGACTTTTGCTGTAGTGGTGCGGGGAGATCATGAAGTCAATGAGATTAAGGTGAGCAAATATTTAGGAATGACAGAGATTAAGCTTGCTGAATACGATGCTGTGAAATCATTAGCTGGCGTAGAGAGTGGATTTGTAGGGCCTGTGGGCTTGCCACTAACTATATTAGTAGATGCGGCGGTCGCTGGAATGACAGAAGGAATTACGGGTGCCGGAGAAAAAGATTATCACTTCCGTAATGTTGTACCAGCTAGAGATTTTTCGCTTGAGCAAGTGGGAGATTTTCGGAATGTAGCAGAAGGTGACGTTTGTCCGCATTGTTTGGAGGGCGTTTTGCATTTTCAGCAAGGGATTGAAGTAGGTCATGTCTTTAAATTAGGAACTAAATATAGTGAAAAGCTTGGAGCCTCTTACTTGGATCGGTCAGGAAAAAGTCAACCTATGATCATGGGCTGTTATGGAATAGGTATCTCGCGACTAATGTCCGCAATTGTAGAACAGCATCATGATGAGGATGGAATGATGTGGCCAAAGACATTGGCACCTTATCAGGTTCATATTTTGATTATGTCGGTCAAGGATGCTGAGCAAGTGGCGGTTGCGGAAGGTCTCTATGAACAGCTTACGAAGCTTGGTATTGAGACGCTGATCGATGACAGGGATGAACGTGCAGGTGTTAAATTTAAAGATGCTAGCTTGATCGGGATCCCATTATGTGTAGTAGTAGGCAAGCAAGCAGCTCAGGGTAGCGTAGAGTATTTGGAACGAGCCACAGCGGGGAAAGAGGTCTTAGTGATTATGGAGGTTATGTCTCGAATCAAAGAATTCTATTCACCGCTGATATAA
- a CDS encoding pentapeptide repeat-containing protein, producing the protein MSEHHKLTEPFTDRNGHYLKAECESCFGLCCAALPFAASVDFARDKDAGQPCHNLQSDFRCGVHTDLRQLGFRGCTVYDCFGAGQKVSQVTYAGEDWRQKTKTAKQMFEVFPIMWHLHELLWYLNESLNLEVTHTIHVELQTALDETEQLTLLSPDSLLKVNVDAHRAKINLLLLQVSELVRTEARRKLKKASRTFNRGADLMGAKLKGADLRGANLRGAYLIAADLRGADLRSADLIGADFRDTDLRGANLAEALFLTQAQINAAKGDSLTKLPTLLLRPDHWLSQ; encoded by the coding sequence GTGTCTGAGCATCACAAATTAACAGAACCTTTTACGGACAGAAACGGCCACTATCTGAAGGCAGAATGTGAGAGCTGCTTCGGTTTGTGCTGTGCCGCACTACCTTTTGCTGCTTCGGTAGATTTTGCTAGAGACAAAGACGCTGGACAGCCATGTCACAATCTACAATCGGACTTTCGCTGTGGAGTACATACAGATCTAAGACAGCTGGGATTTCGCGGTTGTACTGTATATGACTGTTTTGGCGCTGGGCAGAAGGTCTCTCAGGTTACTTATGCTGGAGAAGACTGGAGACAAAAAACTAAAACTGCGAAGCAAATGTTCGAGGTATTTCCGATTATGTGGCATTTGCACGAATTGCTATGGTATCTAAATGAATCTTTAAACTTAGAAGTAACTCATACTATCCATGTTGAGTTGCAAACAGCACTCGATGAGACGGAACAGCTCACTTTACTTAGCCCTGATTCTTTACTAAAAGTGAATGTTGACGCTCATCGAGCAAAGATAAATCTGTTGCTGCTGCAAGTCAGTGAGCTTGTACGAACCGAGGCTCGTCGTAAACTAAAAAAAGCATCGAGAACTTTTAACCGCGGTGCTGACCTTATGGGAGCTAAGCTCAAGGGCGCTGATCTTAGAGGCGCTAACTTGAGAGGGGCCTATCTGATCGCTGCTGACCTGAGGGGCGCTGATCTCAGAAGTGCTGACCTCATTGGTGCAGACTTTCGTGACACCGACCTACGAGGAGCTAATTTAGCAGAAGCCCTCTTTCTAACCCAAGCTCAGATAAATGCGGCGAAAGGCGATTCTCTCACGAAATTACCAACATTACTTCTTCGCCCTGATCATTGGCTCTCCCAATAA
- a CDS encoding DNA topoisomerase 3 → MKTLIIAEKPDMGRNIAAAIEPKAKNYRSYLEGEQYIITWAIGHLIGLAEPDAYDVKYKKWNINDLPIIPDQFKLVPNARTIDQLNVIGDLAKRSDLLVNSCDAGREGQHIFSLIQRHLKLEHPVKRLWISDLTPETIRKGFQELKDGSEYENLTKAAKARSEADWLIGMNGSRAFTTKHNVLLSVGRVQTPVLALIYDRQKTIEAFSSLKFFEVEGHFTQNEMTYKGMWQGDRLTDGEKAEALAAKVKGKPGRIESYEVKETKEYPNKLYDLTLLQREANGKYAFSAKKTLDIAQALYEKHKVISYPRTNSNYVTEQNIPEMHKTLSALQGTAYDEWVKGANRNLVHKGNKFICNPSKVEDHHAILPTYRKASGLSADEGKLYDLIVRRFLSQFYPAAEYKVHTVMTEIEDEKFKTTVKELLSLSWKVIYADQKKDKAKSSKGKNKDDEEDEEIEVNEPFSIAPADEVVCSEAIVKEKDTQPPKHYTEGTLLRAMESAGKQIEDEELRDAMKDSGLGTPATRAATIERLKNVGYIEMQGKKIAITQKGRTAIELIRGAGIELLTSPEMTGQWERRLNEISRGTASDGQFMENVKRFACMIVDKVRVQSRASKTSFEGETPSVNTGAKGRSAGSTSRKTSDKPAAPRKRKAISEEESTNSGPKVIGSCPRPGCGGMIFMGKKGYGCSHYKEGCKFVIWKENHGRTLTDAQVKALIEKGRTGKLKLTSEDGTPLEGKLVLQNMDTGQLAVES, encoded by the coding sequence TTGAAGACACTCATTATTGCGGAAAAACCGGATATGGGGCGGAATATCGCCGCCGCAATAGAACCGAAGGCCAAAAATTACCGTTCCTATCTTGAAGGGGAGCAGTACATTATTACATGGGCAATAGGGCATCTAATCGGTCTGGCCGAGCCGGATGCTTATGATGTTAAATACAAAAAATGGAACATTAATGATCTTCCCATTATTCCAGACCAATTTAAACTGGTTCCAAATGCACGAACGATCGATCAGCTGAACGTAATCGGAGATCTTGCTAAACGAAGTGATCTACTAGTGAATTCATGCGATGCGGGGCGTGAGGGTCAGCATATTTTTTCACTTATTCAGCGGCATTTGAAGCTGGAGCATCCTGTGAAGCGGCTGTGGATTTCCGATCTGACGCCAGAGACCATTCGTAAAGGATTTCAGGAGCTGAAGGATGGATCGGAGTATGAGAATCTAACCAAGGCTGCAAAAGCACGCAGTGAAGCTGATTGGCTCATCGGCATGAACGGATCACGTGCATTTACTACAAAGCATAATGTGCTGCTGTCTGTGGGTAGAGTTCAAACTCCCGTGCTCGCCCTGATTTATGACCGTCAGAAAACCATTGAGGCGTTTTCCTCACTCAAGTTTTTCGAGGTGGAGGGACATTTTACACAGAATGAAATGACCTACAAAGGTATGTGGCAGGGTGACAGGCTGACTGATGGGGAAAAGGCGGAGGCGCTGGCTGCCAAGGTCAAAGGAAAACCAGGACGGATTGAGTCGTACGAGGTTAAGGAAACGAAAGAGTATCCGAATAAGCTGTACGATTTGACGCTGCTGCAGCGGGAGGCGAATGGAAAGTACGCTTTTTCCGCCAAAAAGACTCTCGATATCGCTCAAGCGTTATATGAGAAGCATAAGGTGATCTCATATCCGCGTACGAACTCTAACTATGTTACCGAACAGAATATTCCTGAGATGCATAAGACCTTATCTGCGCTGCAAGGGACGGCTTATGATGAATGGGTGAAGGGTGCGAACCGTAATCTTGTTCATAAAGGGAACAAATTTATCTGCAACCCCTCGAAGGTCGAGGATCACCACGCGATTTTGCCTACATATCGTAAAGCATCAGGACTTAGCGCAGATGAGGGAAAGCTGTATGATTTGATCGTGCGGCGCTTTTTGTCTCAGTTCTATCCTGCTGCGGAGTATAAAGTGCATACGGTGATGACCGAGATAGAAGACGAAAAGTTCAAAACCACAGTTAAGGAATTGTTAAGCCTCAGCTGGAAGGTCATTTACGCGGACCAGAAAAAGGATAAAGCGAAGTCGTCCAAGGGTAAGAACAAGGATGATGAAGAGGACGAAGAGATTGAAGTGAATGAACCATTCTCTATTGCTCCAGCAGATGAAGTGGTTTGTAGTGAGGCTATTGTTAAAGAAAAAGATACACAGCCACCCAAGCATTACACAGAAGGCACGCTGCTTCGAGCGATGGAAAGTGCCGGCAAGCAGATTGAGGATGAAGAGCTTCGTGATGCCATGAAGGATTCAGGGCTTGGCACTCCGGCCACCCGCGCAGCGACCATAGAACGGCTGAAGAATGTTGGATACATTGAAATGCAGGGTAAAAAAATTGCCATCACGCAAAAAGGACGAACAGCTATAGAACTGATCCGCGGTGCAGGTATTGAGCTGTTAACTTCACCGGAAATGACCGGACAATGGGAACGGCGTTTAAACGAAATTTCCAGAGGAACGGCGTCGGACGGGCAGTTTATGGAGAATGTAAAAAGATTCGCCTGTATGATCGTAGATAAAGTTCGAGTACAATCTCGGGCGTCCAAAACCTCTTTTGAAGGGGAGACGCCTTCTGTCAATACAGGTGCTAAAGGGCGAAGCGCTGGAAGCACATCCCGTAAAACCAGCGATAAACCTGCGGCGCCGAGAAAGCGCAAGGCAATTAGTGAAGAGGAATCCACAAATTCAGGTCCAAAGGTCATCGGAAGCTGCCCGCGTCCCGGCTGCGGTGGAATGATATTTATGGGTAAAAAAGGCTACGGCTGCTCTCATTACAAGGAAGGCTGCAAGTTCGTGATCTGGAAAGAGAATCATGGGCGTACACTGACGGACGCGCAAGTGAAGGCTTTGATTGAGAAGGGCCGCACGGGCAAGCTAAAGCTTACTAGCGAAGATGGTACTCCTCTTGAAGGCAAGCTAGTGCTTCAGAATATGGATACGGGCCAATTAGCAGTAGAGTCATAG
- a CDS encoding DsbA family protein, producing the protein MNKKVQSKHSRTNKPMLPMLLGVVVVILIAVIVFILNDKTDSTEGLPNYTDVKGSIVVDGLKYEKQPHLGSPDATIKVIEFADFKCPACKNWTEKYLDTFVKDYVDTGKVELFFMNFAFLDRDSYLAASAGEAIYKQSNEKFWEYLHKLYANQGDESKIWATQKFILNFVKNNIEGIDYAQFETDLKNHTYMFDVKEDFKIAGSYGVNGTPKFMVNGALLPDSSYEGLTAAIEAQLAKATE; encoded by the coding sequence ATGAACAAGAAAGTGCAATCCAAACATTCTCGAACTAACAAACCAATGCTTCCCATGCTCTTAGGAGTAGTTGTTGTAATCCTTATCGCTGTCATCGTCTTCATTCTAAATGATAAGACTGACAGTACAGAGGGTCTACCTAACTACACCGATGTGAAGGGGAGCATTGTTGTTGATGGGCTGAAATACGAAAAGCAACCTCATCTAGGTAGTCCTGATGCCACAATCAAAGTCATCGAATTCGCAGATTTCAAATGTCCTGCCTGCAAAAATTGGACGGAGAAATATCTGGATACTTTTGTTAAGGACTATGTGGATACCGGAAAAGTTGAACTCTTCTTCATGAACTTTGCCTTCCTGGATCGAGACTCCTATCTTGCCGCTAGTGCAGGTGAAGCGATTTATAAGCAAAGCAACGAGAAGTTCTGGGAATATCTCCATAAGCTATACGCCAATCAAGGTGATGAGAGCAAAATATGGGCCACACAGAAGTTCATTCTAAACTTCGTCAAAAATAACATTGAAGGTATTGATTACGCACAATTCGAGACAGATCTCAAGAATCATACTTACATGTTCGACGTCAAAGAAGACTTCAAGATCGCGGGATCCTACGGGGTTAATGGTACACCTAAATTCATGGTAAACGGAGCCCTGCTTCCGGACTCTTCCTATGAAGGTCTAACTGCAGCGATTGAAGCACAGCTGGCTAAAGCCACTGAATAA
- a CDS encoding HAD family hydrolase, whose amino-acid sequence MKYMTQQVIFDLDDTLVHCNKYFDLILGQYFELMTDWFNEFGPSTSELRNKQIEIDVHTVNTSGLASDNFPKSLIATYRYFCAKYNRPTDRFQEQQLHKLGLSVYDQEIEAYPGMVETLDILKQDGHHLFLYTGGDDTIQQRKIEQMKLDAYFDDRIYIRQHKNVEALENILTTQGFDRKRTWMIGNSLRTDVLPAVTAGINSIYLKQQNEWSYNLIELEQEMQQAVKTISSIHEVPPVIRTATLHQS is encoded by the coding sequence ATGAAATACATGACACAACAGGTGATTTTCGATCTAGATGATACACTGGTTCACTGCAACAAATATTTTGATCTGATTTTAGGGCAATATTTTGAGCTAATGACAGATTGGTTTAATGAATTTGGTCCAAGTACCAGTGAATTACGCAACAAACAAATTGAAATTGATGTGCACACGGTCAACACAAGTGGCCTTGCCAGTGATAATTTCCCTAAATCCCTAATCGCTACCTACCGTTATTTCTGCGCCAAATATAACCGTCCGACGGACCGTTTTCAAGAGCAGCAATTACACAAGCTCGGACTAAGCGTCTATGACCAAGAAATCGAAGCATACCCTGGCATGGTTGAAACGCTTGATATACTGAAGCAGGATGGTCACCATTTATTCCTGTACACAGGTGGGGACGATACGATCCAACAACGTAAAATTGAACAAATGAAGCTGGATGCTTACTTTGATGACCGTATCTATATTCGTCAGCATAAAAATGTTGAGGCGCTTGAGAATATTTTGACTACACAAGGATTTGACCGTAAACGCACCTGGATGATTGGCAACTCGTTACGTACAGATGTCCTTCCCGCAGTAACCGCAGGCATTAACAGTATCTATCTGAAGCAACAAAATGAATGGAGCTATAACCTTATTGAACTGGAGCAAGAAATGCAGCAAGCTGTGAAGACCATTTCCTCCATCCATGAGGTGCCTCCTGTTATTCGTACAGCTACTCTGCACCAAAGCTAG
- a CDS encoding ArsR family transcriptional regulator: MEYELKIDVSPVYELLDSFMLYVTRKWISNLDIGPHWISDVEDRISPHKVTALMQAAEWPFTDYDVLYAWVYIRGPATSVQHFLDDLDSASIEECYQQIAPLIQEFTIEDAFRIRDSYTPLLRLWYEQYFRHVEHKILPLLIEDASEKKMLESKMDPVSLIEYASGGVVFEEIKDLRTIVLLPTVHNRPINTYCFYKTMVIVQYPVDVPLEDENEPPMVLLRMTKALSDPTRLRLLRYVAHEPKSLWEMQSDLNQSREMLMHHLLILRVAGLLRIHLRGEQDERFSIRPDGASELQMFLESYIYL, from the coding sequence ATGGAGTACGAATTAAAGATCGACGTATCGCCGGTTTATGAGCTGCTGGACAGTTTTATGTTATATGTAACTAGAAAATGGATCTCCAATTTGGACATTGGTCCCCACTGGATAAGTGATGTGGAAGATCGAATTTCTCCTCATAAAGTAACAGCTTTAATGCAAGCCGCCGAGTGGCCGTTTACGGATTATGATGTGCTTTATGCCTGGGTTTACATTCGAGGACCCGCGACTTCAGTACAACATTTCCTCGATGATCTAGATTCAGCTTCCATTGAAGAGTGTTATCAGCAGATTGCTCCGCTCATTCAGGAATTTACGATTGAAGATGCTTTTCGGATCAGGGACAGCTATACTCCACTCTTACGACTCTGGTATGAGCAATACTTCCGACATGTAGAGCATAAAATTTTACCACTATTAATTGAAGATGCTTCCGAGAAAAAAATGCTTGAAAGCAAAATGGATCCCGTTTCTTTAATTGAATATGCATCTGGCGGTGTAGTTTTTGAGGAGATCAAGGATCTAAGGACAATTGTATTACTGCCTACCGTTCATAATCGTCCGATTAACACTTACTGCTTCTACAAAACCATGGTGATTGTACAGTATCCTGTGGATGTACCTTTAGAGGACGAAAATGAACCGCCTATGGTACTCTTGCGCATGACCAAAGCACTTTCCGACCCAACCAGACTTCGATTGCTTCGCTATGTCGCACATGAACCAAAGTCACTATGGGAGATGCAATCCGATCTTAATCAATCCAGAGAAATGCTGATGCATCACCTTTTGATTCTACGAGTAGCCGGCTTACTCCGCATTCATCTTAGAGGTGAACAAGACGAACGTTTCAGTATTCGTCCAGATGGTGCCTCAGAGCTTCAAATGTTCCTAGAGTCTTATATTTATTTATAG
- a CDS encoding MFS transporter: protein MRSNSKMNFMILITATIAAGLSQGLLLPVLSILLEQKGVSSSLNGLNAAALYIGSFGMTLIAERVLGAIGFKKLIAGGLSLVLVSLLLFPFFPGIKIWFVLRLLVGVGDAAINYAAQLWVLLMTPAEHRGRNLSLYGMSYGLGFSLGPLGISLLRYGQETPFIVLAFLFLLVLILAVTMLPDSRPDKVESGESQVRRFGRCYSLAWFALIPALLYGFMEASLNSNFPVYGLRIGYSTDQIATLLPFAGIGGLLLQFPLGLWSDRFGRKKVLILTGIGGGIAFALLPLAGDHFKLTMVLLMIAGGLVGSFFSLGLSLAADILPRHLLPAANVVASFHFSIGSIIGPGIGGLLMQVGWGGGIFGLMGALYIMFGLLGLFFSPRQKI, encoded by the coding sequence ATTCGAAGTAACAGCAAAATGAATTTCATGATTCTTATTACCGCTACTATAGCGGCTGGACTCAGCCAAGGGCTGCTGCTTCCCGTATTATCCATTCTATTGGAGCAGAAAGGAGTCTCATCTTCACTTAACGGACTAAATGCAGCTGCTCTATACATAGGATCATTTGGTATGACCTTGATTGCTGAAAGAGTTCTTGGAGCGATTGGATTCAAAAAATTGATTGCTGGTGGGTTAAGCTTAGTTTTAGTAAGCTTGCTCCTATTCCCCTTTTTTCCTGGAATCAAAATATGGTTTGTATTGCGTCTACTTGTTGGTGTTGGTGATGCAGCTATCAATTATGCCGCTCAGCTATGGGTACTGCTAATGACTCCTGCCGAGCATCGCGGGCGAAATCTTTCCTTGTACGGGATGTCCTATGGTCTGGGTTTTAGCTTGGGGCCGCTGGGCATCAGTCTACTACGCTATGGTCAGGAAACACCTTTTATTGTTCTAGCATTTCTTTTTTTACTGGTCCTAATACTTGCGGTTACAATGCTTCCGGATTCCCGTCCAGACAAAGTAGAGAGTGGAGAAAGTCAGGTACGCCGGTTTGGCCGTTGCTATAGTTTAGCATGGTTTGCCTTAATTCCTGCACTCCTATATGGTTTCATGGAAGCTAGCTTAAATAGTAATTTTCCAGTGTATGGTCTCCGGATCGGTTACAGCACGGATCAAATTGCAACCTTATTACCCTTTGCGGGCATAGGGGGACTGTTGTTACAATTCCCACTAGGGCTGTGGAGCGACCGGTTTGGTCGAAAGAAGGTATTGATTCTAACTGGGATTGGAGGCGGAATTGCCTTCGCATTATTGCCATTAGCAGGTGACCATTTCAAGTTGACTATGGTACTGTTGATGATTGCAGGTGGACTTGTAGGTTCCTTTTTCTCGTTAGGTCTTAGTCTAGCGGCGGATATTTTACCACGTCATTTACTGCCTGCTGCAAATGTGGTTGCTTCTTTCCATTTTAGTATAGGTAGTATTATTGGTCCAGGTATTGGCGGTTTGCTTATGCAAGTCGGCTGGGGCGGGGGGATTTTCGGCTTGATGGGTGCTTTATATATCATGTTCGGTTTGCTCGGGTTATTTTTCTCGCCACGACAAAAAATTTGA
- a CDS encoding ATP-binding cassette domain-containing protein: MITVEHLAKAVGEEKNPVLQDIGFQLEPGEFVAILGASGSGKTTLLRCLALREKWDRGNFRVDGTDIMASAFTGKRKIRREWAYLEQNAELNPNRTALKNVLIGQSAQTPLWRMVTGMVRSDDYMGAMDELDALGLLDKAKMKTSQLSGGERQRVAIARALTHGAKVILADEPVTGLDPKSAESVLETLRRLCKETGLTVVTVLPIELAERFASRLWVLEDGRIKHDIKGRRLTFQERANL, translated from the coding sequence ATGATCACAGTTGAACACTTAGCCAAGGCAGTTGGGGAAGAAAAGAATCCAGTTCTTCAGGATATAGGCTTTCAATTAGAACCGGGTGAATTTGTTGCAATACTTGGAGCTAGCGGTAGCGGTAAGACCACTTTGCTGCGGTGCTTAGCACTGCGTGAGAAGTGGGATAGAGGGAATTTTAGAGTGGACGGTACGGATATTATGGCGAGTGCCTTTACGGGTAAAAGAAAAATTCGTCGTGAATGGGCTTATCTGGAGCAGAATGCAGAGCTCAATCCTAACCGTACTGCGCTGAAAAATGTACTGATCGGCCAGTCTGCACAAACGCCGCTTTGGCGAATGGTCACTGGAATGGTACGTTCAGATGATTATATGGGTGCGATGGATGAATTGGATGCCCTTGGCCTCCTGGATAAAGCGAAGATGAAGACGAGCCAACTTAGTGGTGGGGAACGGCAGCGTGTAGCAATTGCTAGAGCACTGACTCATGGTGCTAAAGTGATATTAGCGGATGAACCGGTAACGGGGTTAGATCCTAAATCTGCGGAGAGCGTCTTGGAAACATTGCGGAGGCTATGTAAAGAAACCGGTCTTACCGTTGTAACAGTACTACCAATTGAATTAGCGGAACGTTTTGCTTCACGTCTTTGGGTACTAGAAGATGGCAGAATTAAGCATGATATAAAGGGGCGTAGATTAACGTTCCAAGAACGCGCAAATCTTTAA